One region of Zingiber officinale cultivar Zhangliang chromosome 7B, Zo_v1.1, whole genome shotgun sequence genomic DNA includes:
- the LOC122005522 gene encoding putative aldehyde oxidase-like protein isoform X2: protein MCMSLFSALNNADNTNRPEPPRGFSKIKKYEAEKAISGNLCRCTGFRPIADVCKSFAADVDLEDLGFNIFWEKPEDANVERLPPYNQHKVCTFPEFLKCEINSSMNTLKSFKDNGALECQWYRPASFEELYELLNSSEFIESHVKMVVGNTMSGVYKEINLYDKYISLTGIPELSIIERNSKGFTLGAAVTISKAIEVLKERNGNVLKTDGELVFDRIAEHMDKVATPFVRNMASLGGNLIMAQRYQFPSDIATVLLAAGSTVCLQMASERLILSLEEFLEGPPYDDRTILVSIHIPYWSSASISSSGTSKYNIIFKTYRAAPRPLGNAVSYLNSAFLARVASDRSSGDIVLLKLHLAFGAYGTEHAIRARNVENFLVGKMLTVSVLIEAIKLLKEIIIPKEGTSHPRYRISLAVAFLFKFFQPLSKDLAQVEKNNLHIPDVILSSKQLVEFSTEYFPVGKPIKKVAAEIQASGEALYVDDIPSSKDCLYGAFIYSTRPFARIKGITFNPTLVSSKIVAYISINDIPEGGKNVGSSFRFADEPLFADSLTEYSGQCLGIVVAETQRYANMAAKQAIVQYSTKGLEPPILSVEDAVRRSSFFDIPPSLYPTEVGDLARGMDEADHKILLAEVKLESEHYFYMETQTAFAIPDEDNCIVVYSSNQYPEGTQGVIAKCLGIPQHNVRVITRRAGGGFGGKATRSNPIATACALTAFKLRRPIKMYLDRSTDMIMVGGRHPMKITYSVGFKSDGKITALYLNLLVNAGISEDYSPLIPHAIISCLKKYNWGALAFDIKLCKTNLTSKSSMRAPGQAQGSYIAEAIIERVASFLSLDVDVVRKRNLHTYESLKFFYGSSSGEAPEYTLPAIVDELFASASYFNRLEMVLHFNSCNKWKKRGISWVPIVYEVEPKPTPGKVSILNDGSIVVEVGGIEIGQGLWTKVKQMAAFGLEQLWDEEKKYLLDRVRIIQADTLSLVQGGLTIQSTKSESSCEAVRLACSILVSRLKPLKQSLEEQMGSISWDTLITQLMQVKDRIAYAFTFRDFLGFFIFWKSKQLLPFIHYELVTLQYTGKFAICEFVSKYILGC, encoded by the exons ATGTGTATGTCACTCTTTTCCGCCCTCAACAATGCAGACAACACCAATAGGCCTGAGCCTCCCAGAGGGTTCTCAAAGATCAAAAAATATGAGGCTGAGAAGGCTATTTCTGGCAATCTTTGTCGATGTACTGGATTTAGGCCAATTGCAGATGTCTGCAAGAGCTTTGCAGCCGATGTTGATTTGGAGGATTTGGGTTTTAATATATTCTGGGAAAAGCCAGAAGATGCAAATGTGGAAAGATTGCCTCCTTACAATCAACACAAAGTCTGCACTTTTCCTGAATTCTTGAAGTGTGAGATCAATTCTTCCATGAATACCCTGAAGAGTTTCAAGGATAATGGTGCACTAGAGTGCCAGTGGTATCGACCTGCTAGCTTTGAGGAGCTTTATGAACTTCTGAATTCCAGTGAATTCATTGAAAGTCATGTTAAAATGGTTGTGGGTAACACAATGTCTGGCgtttacaaggaaattaacctaTATGATAAGTATATTAGTCTAACAGGAATACCAGAACTCTCGATCATTGAAAGGAATAGCAAAGGGTTTACACTTGGAGCTGCTGTGACAATATCTAAAGCTATTGAAGTGCTGAAAGAAAGAAATGGAAATGTATTGAAGACAGATGGAGAATTGGTCTTTGATAGAATTGCTGAACATATGGATAAAGTGGCTACACCATTTGTTAGAAATATGGCTAGCTTGGGTGGGAATCTGATTATGGCTCAAAGATACCAGTTTCCTTCAGATATTGCTACAGTACTGCTTGCTGCTGGATCAACTGTTTGTCTTCAGATGGCTTCAGAAAGGCTAATTCTTTCACTTGAGGAATTTTTGGAGGGGCCTCCATATGATGATAGAACCATACTTGTAAGCATACATATTCCTTATTGGAGTTCAGCAAGTATCTCATCATCTGGAACTAGTAAAtacaatattatatttaaaacatACAGAGCAGCTCCACGACCTCTTGGGAATGCTGTGTCTTATCTAAATTCTGCTTTCTTGGCTCGTGTTGCTTCTGATAGGTCCTCTGGGGATATTGTTTTACTGAAACTGCACTTGGCTTTTGGTGCTTATGGCACTGAACATGCCATCAGAGCTAGGAATGTTGAAAATTTTTTGGTTGGTAAAATGCTCACGGTCTCTGTGCTAATTGAAGCCATTAAATTATTGAAGGAGATCATCATACCTAAAGAAGGCACTTCTCATCCAAGATACAGAATAAGTTTGGCTGTTGCTTTTTTGTTCAAATTTTTTCAACCACTATCTAAAGACTTGGCTCAGGTTGAGAAGAATAATCTTCACATTCCGGATGTCATATTGTCTTCAAAGCAATTAGTTGAGTTTAGCACAGAATACTTTCCTGTTGGCAAACCAATCAAAAAAGTTGCAGCTGAAATTCAAGCCTCTG GTGAAGcactatatgttgatgacattccTTCTTCTAAAGATTGTCTCTATGGAGCATTTATTTATAGCACCAGACCTTTTGCTCGTATAAAGGGAATTACATTCAACCCTACTTTGGTGTCTAGTAAGATTGTTGCTTATATTAGTATCAATGATATCCCAGAAGGAGGCAAAAATGTTGGATCTAGCTTTAGATTTGCAGATGAACCATTATTTGCGGATTCTTTGACTGAATATTCTGGTCAATGTCTTGGAATTGTG GTTGCAGAAACACAGAGATATGCCAACATGGCTGCAAAACAAGCAATTGTACAATATTCCACTAAAGGCTTGGAACCTCCGATTCTCTCTGTTGAAGATGCTGTCAGAAGGTCAAGTTTCTTTGATATCCCTCCATCCCTGTATCCTACAGAAGTTGGAGATCTAGCCAGAGGAATGGATGAAGCTGATCACAAAATTCTCTTAGCTGAG GTTAAACTTGAATCTGAGCATTACTTTTATATGGAAACACAAACAGCCTTTGCCATACCTGATGAAGATAATTGTATAGTGGTTTACAGTTCTAATCAATACCCTGAGGGTACCCAGGGTGTTATTGCAAAATGTCTTGGAATACCACAACATAATGTTCGTGTGATTACAAGAAGAGCTGGAGGAGGTTTTGGTGGGAAAGCCACTCGATCAAATCCT ATTGCAACAGCATGTGCTCTCACAGCCTTTAAGTTGCGTCGTCCAATAAAGATGTACCTTGATCGTAGCACGGATATGATAATGGTAGGAGGAAGGCATCCAATGAAAATAACCTATTCTGTGGGTTTTAAATCCGATGGAAAGATTACGGCCTTGTACTTGAATTTGTTGGTAAATGCAGGCATATCAGAGGATTATAGTCCACTTATTCCACATGCCATTATAAGTTGTCTAAAAAAATACAACTGGGGTGCTCTCGCTTTTGATATTAAACTATGCAAGACAAATCTTACAAGTAAATCATCGATGCGAGCACCAGGGCAGGCACAGGGATCTTACATTGCTGAAGCTATTATTGAGCGTGTAGCATCTTTCCTGTCCTTGGATGTCGATGTTGTGAGAAAAAGAAATTtgcatacatatgaaagcctgaAGTTTTTTTATGGAAGTAGCAGTGGAGAAGCTCCGGAATATACTTTACCTGCTATAGTTGATGAGTTGTTTGCATCTGCAAGCTACTTCAATCGTCTTGAAATGGTATTGCATTTCAATAGTTGCAACAAATGGAAAAAACGAGGGATTTCTTGGGTACCAATTGTATATGAAGTGGAACCAAAGCCAACACCAGGGAAAGTATCCATTCTAAATGATGGTTCAATTGTTGTTGAAGTCGGAGGAATTGAAATAGGCCAGGGACTGTGGACAAAGGTGAAGCAAATGGCTGCATTCGGTCTCGAACAGCTATGGGATGAAGAGAAAAAATATCTTTTGGATAGGGTTAGAATCATTCAAGCAGATACTCTGAGTTTGGTTCAGGGAGGTTTAACTATTCAAAGCACCAAATCTGAATCAAGCTGCGAAGCAGTTCGTCTAGCATGCTCTATTCTAGTCAGCAGATTAAAGCCTCTTAAGCAAAGTTTGGAAGAACAAATGGGATCAATTTCATGGGACACCCTTATTACCCAG CTTATGCAAGTGAAGGACAGGATAGCTTATGCATTCACTTTTAGGGATTTCCTGGGCTTTTTTATATTTTGGAAATCAAAGCAGTTACTTCCTTTCATCCATTATGAACTAGTTACCTTACAATATACAGGCAAATTTGCAATATGTGAATTTGTCAGCAAGTACATTTTGGGTTGCTGA
- the LOC122005522 gene encoding indole-3-acetaldehyde oxidase-like isoform X3, with protein MCMSLFSALNNADNTNRPEPPRGFSKIKKYEAEKAISGNLCRCTGFRPIADVCKSFAADVDLEDLGFNIFWEKPEDANVERLPPYNQHKVCTFPEFLKCEINSSMNTLKSFKDNGALECQWYRPASFEELYELLNSSEFIESHVKMVVGNTMSGVYKEINLYDKYISLTGIPELSIIERNSKGFTLGAAVTISKAIEVLKERNGNVLKTDGELVFDRIAEHMDKVATPFVRNMASLGGNLIMAQRYQFPSDIATVLLAAGSTVCLQMASERLILSLEEFLEGPPYDDRTILVSIHIPYWSSASISSSGTSKYNIIFKTYRAAPRPLGNAVSYLNSAFLARVASDRSSGDIVLLKLHLAFGAYGTEHAIRARNVENFLVGKMLTVSVLIEAIKLLKEIIIPKEGTSHPRYRISLAVAFLFKFFQPLSKDLAQVEKNNLHIPDVILSSKQLVEFSTEYFPVGKPIKKVAAEIQASGEALYVDDIPSSKDCLYGAFIYSTRPFARIKGITFNPTLVSSKIVAYISINDIPEGGKNVGSSFRFADEPLFADSLTEYSGQCLGIVVAETQRYANMAAKQAIVQYSTKGLEPPILSVEDAVRRSSFFDIPPSLYPTEVGDLARGMDEADHKILLAEVKLESEHYFYMETQTAFAIPDEDNCIVVYSSNQYPEGTQGVIAKCLGIPQHNVRVITRRAGGGFGGKATRSNPIATACALTAFKLRRPIKMYLDRSTDMIMVGGRHPMKITYSVGFKSDGKITALYLNLLVNAGISEDYSPLIPHAIISCLKKYNWGALAFDIKLCKTNLTSKSSMRAPGQAQGSYIAEAIIERVASFLSLDVDVVRKRNLHTYESLKFFYGSSSGEAPEYTLPAIVDELFASASYFNRLEMVLHFNSCNKWKKRGISWVPIVYEVEPKPTPGKVSILNDGSIVVEVGGIEIGQGLWTKVKQMAAFGLEQLWDEEKKYLLDRVRIIQADTLSLVQGGLTIQSTKSESSCEAVRLACSILVSRLKPLKQSLEEQMGSISWDTLITQLAYASEGQDSLCIHF; from the exons ATGTGTATGTCACTCTTTTCCGCCCTCAACAATGCAGACAACACCAATAGGCCTGAGCCTCCCAGAGGGTTCTCAAAGATCAAAAAATATGAGGCTGAGAAGGCTATTTCTGGCAATCTTTGTCGATGTACTGGATTTAGGCCAATTGCAGATGTCTGCAAGAGCTTTGCAGCCGATGTTGATTTGGAGGATTTGGGTTTTAATATATTCTGGGAAAAGCCAGAAGATGCAAATGTGGAAAGATTGCCTCCTTACAATCAACACAAAGTCTGCACTTTTCCTGAATTCTTGAAGTGTGAGATCAATTCTTCCATGAATACCCTGAAGAGTTTCAAGGATAATGGTGCACTAGAGTGCCAGTGGTATCGACCTGCTAGCTTTGAGGAGCTTTATGAACTTCTGAATTCCAGTGAATTCATTGAAAGTCATGTTAAAATGGTTGTGGGTAACACAATGTCTGGCgtttacaaggaaattaacctaTATGATAAGTATATTAGTCTAACAGGAATACCAGAACTCTCGATCATTGAAAGGAATAGCAAAGGGTTTACACTTGGAGCTGCTGTGACAATATCTAAAGCTATTGAAGTGCTGAAAGAAAGAAATGGAAATGTATTGAAGACAGATGGAGAATTGGTCTTTGATAGAATTGCTGAACATATGGATAAAGTGGCTACACCATTTGTTAGAAATATGGCTAGCTTGGGTGGGAATCTGATTATGGCTCAAAGATACCAGTTTCCTTCAGATATTGCTACAGTACTGCTTGCTGCTGGATCAACTGTTTGTCTTCAGATGGCTTCAGAAAGGCTAATTCTTTCACTTGAGGAATTTTTGGAGGGGCCTCCATATGATGATAGAACCATACTTGTAAGCATACATATTCCTTATTGGAGTTCAGCAAGTATCTCATCATCTGGAACTAGTAAAtacaatattatatttaaaacatACAGAGCAGCTCCACGACCTCTTGGGAATGCTGTGTCTTATCTAAATTCTGCTTTCTTGGCTCGTGTTGCTTCTGATAGGTCCTCTGGGGATATTGTTTTACTGAAACTGCACTTGGCTTTTGGTGCTTATGGCACTGAACATGCCATCAGAGCTAGGAATGTTGAAAATTTTTTGGTTGGTAAAATGCTCACGGTCTCTGTGCTAATTGAAGCCATTAAATTATTGAAGGAGATCATCATACCTAAAGAAGGCACTTCTCATCCAAGATACAGAATAAGTTTGGCTGTTGCTTTTTTGTTCAAATTTTTTCAACCACTATCTAAAGACTTGGCTCAGGTTGAGAAGAATAATCTTCACATTCCGGATGTCATATTGTCTTCAAAGCAATTAGTTGAGTTTAGCACAGAATACTTTCCTGTTGGCAAACCAATCAAAAAAGTTGCAGCTGAAATTCAAGCCTCTG GTGAAGcactatatgttgatgacattccTTCTTCTAAAGATTGTCTCTATGGAGCATTTATTTATAGCACCAGACCTTTTGCTCGTATAAAGGGAATTACATTCAACCCTACTTTGGTGTCTAGTAAGATTGTTGCTTATATTAGTATCAATGATATCCCAGAAGGAGGCAAAAATGTTGGATCTAGCTTTAGATTTGCAGATGAACCATTATTTGCGGATTCTTTGACTGAATATTCTGGTCAATGTCTTGGAATTGTG GTTGCAGAAACACAGAGATATGCCAACATGGCTGCAAAACAAGCAATTGTACAATATTCCACTAAAGGCTTGGAACCTCCGATTCTCTCTGTTGAAGATGCTGTCAGAAGGTCAAGTTTCTTTGATATCCCTCCATCCCTGTATCCTACAGAAGTTGGAGATCTAGCCAGAGGAATGGATGAAGCTGATCACAAAATTCTCTTAGCTGAG GTTAAACTTGAATCTGAGCATTACTTTTATATGGAAACACAAACAGCCTTTGCCATACCTGATGAAGATAATTGTATAGTGGTTTACAGTTCTAATCAATACCCTGAGGGTACCCAGGGTGTTATTGCAAAATGTCTTGGAATACCACAACATAATGTTCGTGTGATTACAAGAAGAGCTGGAGGAGGTTTTGGTGGGAAAGCCACTCGATCAAATCCT ATTGCAACAGCATGTGCTCTCACAGCCTTTAAGTTGCGTCGTCCAATAAAGATGTACCTTGATCGTAGCACGGATATGATAATGGTAGGAGGAAGGCATCCAATGAAAATAACCTATTCTGTGGGTTTTAAATCCGATGGAAAGATTACGGCCTTGTACTTGAATTTGTTGGTAAATGCAGGCATATCAGAGGATTATAGTCCACTTATTCCACATGCCATTATAAGTTGTCTAAAAAAATACAACTGGGGTGCTCTCGCTTTTGATATTAAACTATGCAAGACAAATCTTACAAGTAAATCATCGATGCGAGCACCAGGGCAGGCACAGGGATCTTACATTGCTGAAGCTATTATTGAGCGTGTAGCATCTTTCCTGTCCTTGGATGTCGATGTTGTGAGAAAAAGAAATTtgcatacatatgaaagcctgaAGTTTTTTTATGGAAGTAGCAGTGGAGAAGCTCCGGAATATACTTTACCTGCTATAGTTGATGAGTTGTTTGCATCTGCAAGCTACTTCAATCGTCTTGAAATGGTATTGCATTTCAATAGTTGCAACAAATGGAAAAAACGAGGGATTTCTTGGGTACCAATTGTATATGAAGTGGAACCAAAGCCAACACCAGGGAAAGTATCCATTCTAAATGATGGTTCAATTGTTGTTGAAGTCGGAGGAATTGAAATAGGCCAGGGACTGTGGACAAAGGTGAAGCAAATGGCTGCATTCGGTCTCGAACAGCTATGGGATGAAGAGAAAAAATATCTTTTGGATAGGGTTAGAATCATTCAAGCAGATACTCTGAGTTTGGTTCAGGGAGGTTTAACTATTCAAAGCACCAAATCTGAATCAAGCTGCGAAGCAGTTCGTCTAGCATGCTCTATTCTAGTCAGCAGATTAAAGCCTCTTAAGCAAAGTTTGGAAGAACAAATGGGATCAATTTCATGGGACACCCTTATTACCCAG CTAGCTTATGCAAGTGAAGGACAGGATAGCTTATGCATTCACTTTTAG
- the LOC122005522 gene encoding putative aldehyde oxidase-like protein isoform X4, translating to MCMSLFSALNNADNTNRPEPPRGFSKIKKYEAEKAISGNLCRCTGFRPIADVCKSFAADVDLEDLGFNIFWEKPEDANVERLPPYNQHKVCTFPEFLKCEINSSMNTLKSFKDNGALECQWYRPASFEELYELLNSSEFIESHVKMVVGNTMSGVYKEINLYDKYISLTGIPELSIIERNSKGFTLGAAVTISKAIEVLKERNGNVLKTDGELVFDRIAEHMDKVATPFVRNMASLGGNLIMAQRYQFPSDIATVLLAAGSTVCLQMASERLILSLEEFLEGPPYDDRTILVSIHIPYWSSASISSSGTSKYNIIFKTYRAAPRPLGNAVSYLNSAFLARVASDRSSGDIVLLKLHLAFGAYGTEHAIRARNVENFLVGKMLTVSVLIEAIKLLKEIIIPKEGTSHPRYRISLAVAFLFKFFQPLSKDLAQVEKNNLHIPDVILSSKQLVEFSTEYFPVGKPIKKVAAEIQASGEALYVDDIPSSKDCLYGAFIYSTRPFARIKGITFNPTLVSSKIVAYISINDIPEGGKNVGSSFRFADEPLFADSLTEYSGQCLGIVVAETQRYANMAAKQAIVQYSTKGLEPPILSVEDAVRRSSFFDIPPSLYPTEVGDLARGMDEADHKILLAEVKLESEHYFYMETQTAFAIPDEDNCIVVYSSNQYPEGTQGVIAKCLGIPQHNVRVITRRAGGGFGGKATRSNPIATACALTAFKLRRPIKMYLDRSTDMIMVGGRHPMKITYSVGFKSDGKITALYLNLLVNAGISEDYSPLIPHAIISCLKKYNWGALAFDIKLCKTNLTSKSSMRAPGQAQGSYIAEAIIERVASFLSLDVDVVRKRNLHTYESLKFFYGSSSGEAPEYTLPAIVDELFASASYFNRLEMVLHFNSCNKWKKRGISWVPIVYEVEPKPTPGKVSILNDGSIVVEVGGIEIGQGLWTKVKQMAAFGLEQLWDEEKKYLLDRVRIIQADTLSLVQGGLTIQSTKSESSCEAVRLACSILVSRLKPLKQSLEEQMGSISWDTLITQSVCVS from the exons ATGTGTATGTCACTCTTTTCCGCCCTCAACAATGCAGACAACACCAATAGGCCTGAGCCTCCCAGAGGGTTCTCAAAGATCAAAAAATATGAGGCTGAGAAGGCTATTTCTGGCAATCTTTGTCGATGTACTGGATTTAGGCCAATTGCAGATGTCTGCAAGAGCTTTGCAGCCGATGTTGATTTGGAGGATTTGGGTTTTAATATATTCTGGGAAAAGCCAGAAGATGCAAATGTGGAAAGATTGCCTCCTTACAATCAACACAAAGTCTGCACTTTTCCTGAATTCTTGAAGTGTGAGATCAATTCTTCCATGAATACCCTGAAGAGTTTCAAGGATAATGGTGCACTAGAGTGCCAGTGGTATCGACCTGCTAGCTTTGAGGAGCTTTATGAACTTCTGAATTCCAGTGAATTCATTGAAAGTCATGTTAAAATGGTTGTGGGTAACACAATGTCTGGCgtttacaaggaaattaacctaTATGATAAGTATATTAGTCTAACAGGAATACCAGAACTCTCGATCATTGAAAGGAATAGCAAAGGGTTTACACTTGGAGCTGCTGTGACAATATCTAAAGCTATTGAAGTGCTGAAAGAAAGAAATGGAAATGTATTGAAGACAGATGGAGAATTGGTCTTTGATAGAATTGCTGAACATATGGATAAAGTGGCTACACCATTTGTTAGAAATATGGCTAGCTTGGGTGGGAATCTGATTATGGCTCAAAGATACCAGTTTCCTTCAGATATTGCTACAGTACTGCTTGCTGCTGGATCAACTGTTTGTCTTCAGATGGCTTCAGAAAGGCTAATTCTTTCACTTGAGGAATTTTTGGAGGGGCCTCCATATGATGATAGAACCATACTTGTAAGCATACATATTCCTTATTGGAGTTCAGCAAGTATCTCATCATCTGGAACTAGTAAAtacaatattatatttaaaacatACAGAGCAGCTCCACGACCTCTTGGGAATGCTGTGTCTTATCTAAATTCTGCTTTCTTGGCTCGTGTTGCTTCTGATAGGTCCTCTGGGGATATTGTTTTACTGAAACTGCACTTGGCTTTTGGTGCTTATGGCACTGAACATGCCATCAGAGCTAGGAATGTTGAAAATTTTTTGGTTGGTAAAATGCTCACGGTCTCTGTGCTAATTGAAGCCATTAAATTATTGAAGGAGATCATCATACCTAAAGAAGGCACTTCTCATCCAAGATACAGAATAAGTTTGGCTGTTGCTTTTTTGTTCAAATTTTTTCAACCACTATCTAAAGACTTGGCTCAGGTTGAGAAGAATAATCTTCACATTCCGGATGTCATATTGTCTTCAAAGCAATTAGTTGAGTTTAGCACAGAATACTTTCCTGTTGGCAAACCAATCAAAAAAGTTGCAGCTGAAATTCAAGCCTCTG GTGAAGcactatatgttgatgacattccTTCTTCTAAAGATTGTCTCTATGGAGCATTTATTTATAGCACCAGACCTTTTGCTCGTATAAAGGGAATTACATTCAACCCTACTTTGGTGTCTAGTAAGATTGTTGCTTATATTAGTATCAATGATATCCCAGAAGGAGGCAAAAATGTTGGATCTAGCTTTAGATTTGCAGATGAACCATTATTTGCGGATTCTTTGACTGAATATTCTGGTCAATGTCTTGGAATTGTG GTTGCAGAAACACAGAGATATGCCAACATGGCTGCAAAACAAGCAATTGTACAATATTCCACTAAAGGCTTGGAACCTCCGATTCTCTCTGTTGAAGATGCTGTCAGAAGGTCAAGTTTCTTTGATATCCCTCCATCCCTGTATCCTACAGAAGTTGGAGATCTAGCCAGAGGAATGGATGAAGCTGATCACAAAATTCTCTTAGCTGAG GTTAAACTTGAATCTGAGCATTACTTTTATATGGAAACACAAACAGCCTTTGCCATACCTGATGAAGATAATTGTATAGTGGTTTACAGTTCTAATCAATACCCTGAGGGTACCCAGGGTGTTATTGCAAAATGTCTTGGAATACCACAACATAATGTTCGTGTGATTACAAGAAGAGCTGGAGGAGGTTTTGGTGGGAAAGCCACTCGATCAAATCCT ATTGCAACAGCATGTGCTCTCACAGCCTTTAAGTTGCGTCGTCCAATAAAGATGTACCTTGATCGTAGCACGGATATGATAATGGTAGGAGGAAGGCATCCAATGAAAATAACCTATTCTGTGGGTTTTAAATCCGATGGAAAGATTACGGCCTTGTACTTGAATTTGTTGGTAAATGCAGGCATATCAGAGGATTATAGTCCACTTATTCCACATGCCATTATAAGTTGTCTAAAAAAATACAACTGGGGTGCTCTCGCTTTTGATATTAAACTATGCAAGACAAATCTTACAAGTAAATCATCGATGCGAGCACCAGGGCAGGCACAGGGATCTTACATTGCTGAAGCTATTATTGAGCGTGTAGCATCTTTCCTGTCCTTGGATGTCGATGTTGTGAGAAAAAGAAATTtgcatacatatgaaagcctgaAGTTTTTTTATGGAAGTAGCAGTGGAGAAGCTCCGGAATATACTTTACCTGCTATAGTTGATGAGTTGTTTGCATCTGCAAGCTACTTCAATCGTCTTGAAATGGTATTGCATTTCAATAGTTGCAACAAATGGAAAAAACGAGGGATTTCTTGGGTACCAATTGTATATGAAGTGGAACCAAAGCCAACACCAGGGAAAGTATCCATTCTAAATGATGGTTCAATTGTTGTTGAAGTCGGAGGAATTGAAATAGGCCAGGGACTGTGGACAAAGGTGAAGCAAATGGCTGCATTCGGTCTCGAACAGCTATGGGATGAAGAGAAAAAATATCTTTTGGATAGGGTTAGAATCATTCAAGCAGATACTCTGAGTTTGGTTCAGGGAGGTTTAACTATTCAAAGCACCAAATCTGAATCAAGCTGCGAAGCAGTTCGTCTAGCATGCTCTATTCTAGTCAGCAGATTAAAGCCTCTTAAGCAAAGTTTGGAAGAACAAATGGGATCAATTTCATGGGACACCCTTATTACCCAG TCTGTATGTGTTAGCTAG